The Leadbettera azotonutricia ZAS-9 genome has a window encoding:
- a CDS encoding L-threonylcarbamoyladenylate synthase has product MRLLSSSDADISLAASALKEGRLVAFPTETVYGLGGDAFNTNALARIFEAKKRPRFDPLIIHIAGINDLDRIADLELLDPSIRNKLDLLCEKLWPGPLTLILPKRLEVPGLATSGLPTAAIRFPNHPVAQKLIRLSTGAVAAPSANPFGCLSPTRAEHVRDQLGGEVDFIIDGGKTSVGVESTVLDITALPARILRPGGCSRESIEAVIGHVETGANPAAEAAPSGANLSANVLSPGQLKSHYAPRTPLVLHPLGGLDELPAGQNEGRLYFKTPDSGISSKSATEKTRVLSKTGNLIEAAANLFDMLHELDSLGLDVIHAEETPMEGLGAAINDRLRRAAAKTGEVYK; this is encoded by the coding sequence GTGAGGCTCCTTTCCTCCTCTGATGCCGATATATCCCTGGCCGCATCCGCCCTTAAAGAGGGCCGCCTTGTTGCCTTCCCCACAGAGACTGTTTACGGCCTTGGCGGCGATGCCTTCAATACCAACGCTCTTGCCCGTATCTTCGAGGCCAAAAAGCGCCCCCGCTTCGATCCTCTCATCATTCACATCGCCGGTATCAACGATCTGGATCGCATAGCGGATCTTGAACTGCTTGACCCTTCCATAAGAAACAAGCTGGACCTGCTCTGCGAAAAACTCTGGCCTGGCCCCCTCACCCTGATACTTCCTAAACGCCTCGAAGTGCCCGGCCTGGCCACCAGCGGCCTCCCCACCGCGGCAATACGCTTTCCCAATCATCCTGTTGCGCAAAAGCTCATACGCCTTTCCACAGGCGCAGTAGCGGCACCCAGCGCCAACCCCTTTGGCTGCCTTTCGCCCACCAGGGCTGAACATGTGCGGGATCAGCTTGGCGGCGAGGTTGACTTCATTATTGACGGGGGGAAGACTTCTGTGGGGGTGGAATCCACAGTGCTGGATATTACGGCTCTTCCTGCCCGCATACTTCGCCCCGGCGGGTGTTCGCGCGAGAGCATCGAGGCCGTTATAGGGCATGTGGAGACGGGGGCGAATCCCGCAGCAGAGGCGGCGCCGTCAGGGGCGAATCTTTCCGCGAATGTATTGTCTCCCGGACAGCTCAAAAGCCATTACGCCCCGCGTACTCCGCTGGTGCTTCATCCTCTTGGAGGGCTTGATGAATTGCCCGCAGGACAGAATGAGGGAAGACTGTATTTCAAAACACCCGATTCGGGAATTAGCAGTAAAAGTGCGACCGAAAAAACGCGTGTGCTTTCAAAGACCGGGAATCTGATCGAGGCTGCGGCCAATTTGTTCGACATGCTTCATGAACTGGACAGCCTTGGGCTTGACGTGATACACGCCGAGGAAACGCCCATGGAAGGGCTGGGCGCGGCGATCAATGACAGGCTGCGGAGAGCGGCGGCGAAGACAGGGGAAGTTTATAAATGA